A region of Halopiger xanaduensis SH-6 DNA encodes the following proteins:
- a CDS encoding DNA primase, whose product MSWRQATCEEIYRYYTEEFPSYVDELPSFITAQGPKQYALAFREPHPVRKDGVPDKDFIRRDTWQTNTSRERTSAAFHDFDDILEFIRNPARNDPLGRSDFALADPDLLEKPDPRPDAVYYALDHWERPWVLLVDIDAKTIARERAAQAVLDEDVTEDSEELLDAAGILEADPAGYPYSFADIERAIEYGFEVRDIFENDFNAEDTMVVYSGQGVHVYLLDTDPAHRYDAKSREVLNDLLQETYEIPIDPVVTADRRRVARLPYSLHADVCSIVTPIESPSFDIRSAIPEVIQS is encoded by the coding sequence ATGAGCTGGCGCCAAGCTACGTGCGAGGAGATTTACAGGTACTACACGGAGGAGTTCCCCTCGTACGTCGACGAACTCCCGTCGTTCATCACAGCACAGGGACCGAAACAGTACGCGCTCGCGTTTCGAGAACCCCACCCGGTACGGAAAGACGGAGTCCCGGATAAGGACTTCATCCGACGAGACACCTGGCAAACGAACACCTCCAGAGAGCGGACCTCAGCAGCATTCCACGACTTCGATGATATCCTCGAGTTCATCCGCAATCCAGCACGGAATGACCCACTCGGCCGGAGTGACTTCGCACTCGCAGATCCCGACCTGCTCGAGAAACCAGATCCACGCCCTGATGCGGTCTACTACGCCCTCGATCACTGGGAACGGCCGTGGGTGCTTCTCGTCGATATCGATGCGAAAACGATAGCCCGAGAGCGAGCAGCGCAAGCAGTGCTGGACGAGGACGTTACAGAGGACAGTGAGGAACTGCTCGATGCCGCAGGGATTCTCGAAGCAGACCCAGCAGGCTACCCGTATTCTTTCGCGGATATCGAACGGGCCATTGAGTACGGTTTCGAGGTGCGAGATATCTTTGAGAACGATTTCAACGCCGAGGATACGATGGTAGTGTACAGCGGCCAGGGCGTTCACGTCTATCTCCTCGATACCGACCCTGCTCATCGATATGACGCCAAGAGTCGAGAAGTGCTGAACGACCTTCTGCAAGAAACCTACGAGATTCCCATCGATCCAGTGGTTACCGCTGACCGTCGTCGAGTCGCCCGGCTCCCCTACTCATTGCACGCTGACGTCTGCAGTATCGTCACGCCGATAGAGAGCCCGAGCTTCGACATTCGGTCTGCAATACCGGAGGTCATCCAGTCATGA
- a CDS encoding primase-associated protein, whose product MSQSTPVEDERTAYRVATLPLEYSTTRINQLFTRGYNRYIIDGEDQPEDLLNDLERFGTAAFKEDVRANAAEDPFVDEPGTLAVLATLSAICVKEHPKFEHAPPRKVQVLYDIRELYVNNLASLLREFGDGSLQQDIAEVLYAKDPGEDGPHPGRVCTGIKEMPEFGEGLYLEIPMAAASRKCLVHADTEPGEAGVLLTRIKNNRLYVPVGDFDTKYREYARRAFKKLLRVQEENLSEDQLTWLTTNESAITERIDRFIETGHHDRIWRDWNPGERTIRVLRDAIQAAPDEVATLGDFHSAKELFEAVEAYDPEADWKRDVCNRISSPRSLGNLLASQRDHRSLTIREHGNTNHYRVQKSSCGVQPLNVETIEDLFELPCMANMAERLHEKKPVRKDLYNFARMVMWLPQYQDSDLETIVTDLKDVFSQWPWYDEQVTDYQIRYEFSNTIEGDTPLPMNCDNDDMQRYCIGQDECPYSIWGSLPFPDEMYDQLSETEGNRNEF is encoded by the coding sequence ATGAGTCAATCGACCCCTGTCGAGGACGAGCGTACCGCCTACCGCGTCGCGACACTCCCGCTTGAATACAGCACGACACGCATCAACCAGCTGTTTACGCGGGGCTACAATCGCTACATCATCGACGGCGAAGACCAACCAGAAGACCTGTTGAACGACCTCGAGCGATTCGGGACTGCGGCGTTCAAAGAAGACGTCAGAGCCAATGCCGCAGAGGATCCCTTCGTCGACGAGCCGGGAACACTCGCCGTCCTCGCGACGTTGAGCGCGATCTGTGTCAAGGAACATCCGAAGTTCGAGCACGCCCCGCCTCGAAAAGTGCAGGTCCTCTACGATATTCGCGAGCTCTACGTCAACAATCTCGCTTCCCTCCTTCGAGAATTCGGTGATGGGAGTCTCCAACAGGATATCGCAGAGGTACTGTACGCGAAAGATCCCGGAGAGGATGGTCCGCATCCCGGCCGCGTTTGTACAGGGATCAAGGAGATGCCGGAATTCGGTGAGGGGTTGTATCTCGAAATTCCGATGGCCGCGGCATCAAGGAAATGCCTCGTTCACGCCGATACTGAGCCCGGAGAAGCCGGGGTACTGCTCACTCGCATCAAGAACAACCGACTCTACGTTCCAGTCGGTGATTTTGACACGAAGTATCGCGAGTACGCCAGACGTGCGTTCAAGAAGCTCCTGCGAGTTCAAGAGGAGAACCTCTCCGAAGACCAGCTGACGTGGCTAACGACGAATGAGTCGGCTATCACAGAACGCATCGACCGCTTCATCGAGACGGGGCACCACGACCGAATCTGGCGAGACTGGAACCCTGGTGAACGGACCATCCGTGTACTCCGGGACGCGATTCAAGCCGCTCCAGATGAGGTCGCCACGCTGGGGGATTTCCACTCGGCGAAGGAGCTGTTTGAAGCAGTGGAGGCGTACGACCCAGAAGCAGACTGGAAGCGAGACGTGTGTAATCGTATCTCGAGTCCGCGAAGCCTCGGGAACCTCCTCGCATCCCAGCGCGACCACCGGAGCTTGACCATTCGAGAGCACGGTAATACGAACCACTATCGGGTTCAGAAGTCTTCGTGTGGCGTCCAGCCCCTCAACGTCGAGACAATTGAGGATCTGTTCGAACTCCCCTGTATGGCCAATATGGCCGAACGCCTTCACGAGAAGAAGCCAGTCCGAAAGGACCTGTACAACTTCGCCCGGATGGTGATGTGGCTGCCCCAGTATCAGGACAGCGACCTCGAGACCATTGTCACAGATCTCAAGGACGTCTTCTCGCAGTGGCCGTGGTACGATGAACAGGTCACCGACTACCAAATTCGCTACGAGTTCTCGAACACGATTGAAGGCGATACCCCGCTTCCGATGAACTGCGATAACGACGATATGCAGCGGTACTGCATCGGACAAGATGAGTGTCCATACTCAATTTGGGGGAGTCTCCCGTTCCCCGATGAGATGTACGATCAACTAAGTGAAACCGAGGGTAACAGAAACGAGTTCTAA
- a CDS encoding DUF7558 family protein, with translation MQQTLVGCAFCDAPPGTETGEAHTWGQDKRVTHPICVDCAIQTEPDPDERDHVACDSCGLVVDTLAALTRFRVEVGHLEGPLQLCARCNPGGLATYWTRDLEDHLVATPAE, from the coding sequence ATGCAGCAGACCCTCGTCGGCTGTGCGTTCTGCGACGCCCCGCCCGGCACCGAGACTGGCGAGGCCCACACCTGGGGACAGGACAAACGGGTCACTCACCCGATCTGTGTCGACTGCGCGATTCAGACGGAGCCGGATCCCGACGAGCGCGATCACGTCGCCTGTGACAGCTGTGGGCTGGTCGTCGACACGCTCGCGGCACTGACGCGGTTCCGGGTCGAAGTCGGGCATCTGGAAGGTCCGTTGCAGCTGTGCGCTCGCTGTAATCCGGGTGGCCTCGCGACGTACTGGACGCGCGACCTCGAGGACCATCTCGTCGCGACGCCGGCGGAGTGA
- a CDS encoding DUF7437 domain-containing protein → MSRTSNRADGDIVQDFLSVADLLEKPQLAQLYAYLAREGEATVQDVMDDLELAQGTAYSYVNRLVDAGVVDVTDDKQPRRYAAREIDLTVTTAAGDRKYTITPALIDAVGRRETDADIDTYIDRHGVAGLATALTYAVARERGEVTHRLMAEDLDISPLAAEMILQALRPVVHEHYDIEEAGAGLDELDIDDGDGADDV, encoded by the coding sequence GTGTCACGCACCTCAAACCGCGCCGACGGCGACATCGTCCAGGACTTCCTCTCGGTCGCGGACCTCCTCGAGAAACCACAGCTCGCCCAGCTGTACGCGTACCTCGCTCGGGAGGGGGAGGCGACCGTCCAGGACGTGATGGACGACCTTGAGCTCGCCCAGGGGACGGCCTACAGCTACGTCAACCGGCTCGTCGACGCCGGCGTCGTCGACGTCACCGACGACAAGCAGCCACGCCGGTACGCCGCCCGGGAGATCGACCTGACCGTGACGACCGCCGCGGGCGACCGCAAATACACGATCACGCCGGCGCTCATCGACGCCGTTGGCCGCCGTGAGACGGACGCCGACATCGACACCTACATCGACCGCCACGGCGTCGCCGGCCTCGCGACCGCGCTCACCTACGCCGTCGCTCGTGAGCGTGGAGAAGTGACCCACCGGCTGATGGCGGAGGATCTTGACATCTCGCCGCTGGCTGCGGAGATGATCCTCCAGGCACTCCGGCCCGTCGTCCACGAACACTACGACATCGAGGAGGCAGGGGCAGGACTCGACGAGTTGGACATCGACGACGGCGACGGCGCTGACGACGTGTGA
- a CDS encoding DUF3972 domain-containing protein codes for MCICLETTLEQKDERIEELEAENQALREALTARKEQLEDRDQSSAVEDTEVADGADSIWNRTKRLLGGEK; via the coding sequence GTGTGTATCTGCCTCGAGACGACACTTGAGCAGAAAGACGAGCGCATCGAGGAACTCGAAGCAGAGAATCAGGCCCTTCGAGAGGCGCTTACAGCCCGTAAGGAGCAACTCGAAGACCGTGATCAGTCATCGGCGGTCGAGGACACTGAGGTCGCTGACGGTGCGGACTCGATCTGGAACCGGACGAAGCGGCTACTTGGGGGAGAGAAGTAG